A window of the Spirochaetae bacterium HGW-Spirochaetae-1 genome harbors these coding sequences:
- the rpmB gene encoding 50S ribosomal protein L28: MAKCEVCGKSVQFGNNVSHSNKKTPKMWKPNIKKIRVLENKKVTRKYVCTQCIKSGKIAKAV; this comes from the coding sequence ATGGCAAAATGTGAAGTTTGTGGAAAATCGGTTCAATTTGGCAACAATGTGAGCCATTCCAATAAAAAGACACCAAAGATGTGGAAACCCAACATCAAGAAAATACGTGTACTGGAAAACAAGAAGGTGACACGGAAATATGTATGCACACAGTGCATCAAATCGGGAAAAATAGCCAAAGCTGTATAG